The following coding sequences lie in one Oncorhynchus gorbuscha isolate QuinsamMale2020 ecotype Even-year linkage group LG10, OgorEven_v1.0, whole genome shotgun sequence genomic window:
- the LOC124045241 gene encoding oligodendrocyte transcription factor 3-like, whose translation MDSDAGSNSSRSSSPDLVVDDSMGSFFSNKMFQAYCQEEGAARVAGQGRADRCAGGGKSKTRADLKEGDDVQDLRLKVNGRERKRMHDLNQALDGLREVMPYAQGPSVRKLSKISTLLLARNYILMLSSSLEEMKKLVGDVYGGSGAQSRTSHPRITLPAPTAHLPLHPLAQNLHSLVGSTASALHHPSPPPAPAPHSPPSASYMGFHHAPVQSLLKDPLHLASSYRHFPGMPCPCSLCQPLPTTTSTLHSFSMGK comes from the coding sequence ATGGATTCTGACGCTGGCTCCAACTCCAGCCGCTCCTCATCTCCAGACCTGGTGGTAGATGACTCCATGGGCAGCTTCTTCTCCAACAAGATGTTTCAGGCCTACTGCCAGGAGGAGGGGGCAGCCAGGGTTGCCGGCCAGGGCAGGGCTGACCGCTGTGCTGGGGGAGGCAAGAGCAAGACCCGGGCTGACCTCAAAGAGGGTGACGATGTGCAAGACCTTAGGCTGAAGGTGaatggcagagagaggaagaggatgcatGACCTGAACCAGGCATTAGATGGCCTGAGAGAGGTCATGCCCTACGCTCAGGGGCCCTCTGTTCGCAAGCTCTCAAAGATCTCCACCCTGCTGCTGGCCCGTAACTATATCCTCATGTTGTCCAGCTCTCTGGAGGAGATGAAAAAGCTGGTTGGGGATGTGTACGGAGGCAGTGGTGCCCAGAGTCGCACCAGCCACCCACGGATCACCCTTCCGGCCCCCACAGCCCATCTCCCACTGCACCCCTTGGCCCAGAACCTGCACTCCCTGGTTGGCAGCACGGCCTCAGCTCTCCACCACCCCTCGCCTCCCCCTGCTCCAGCCCCACACTCACCGCCCTCTGCAAGCTACATGGGCTTCCACCATGCACCGGTACAGAGCCTGCTGAAGGACCCTCTCCACCTAGCCAGCTCCTACAGGCACTTCCCTGGAATGCCCTGCCCCTGCTCGCTCTGCCAGCCTCTACCAACCACCACATCCACCCTGCACAGCTTTTCCATGGGCAAGTGA